A DNA window from Phragmites australis chromosome 11, lpPhrAust1.1, whole genome shotgun sequence contains the following coding sequences:
- the LOC133883941 gene encoding protein G1-like9 — MEPGPDAPGCGGASAPAEAGPSSSSSAVAAASSSRQAEQEAPQQEAAQRQQPPPQQAAAGGGAGGQQEAPAQAQPQPLAQQPPPVGLSRYESQKRRDWNTFLQYLRNHKPPLTLQRCSGAHVIEFLRYLDQFGKTKVHAEGCAYFGQPNPPAPCACPLRQAWGSLDALIGRLRAAYEESGGRPESNPFAARAVRIYLREVREAQAKARGIPYEKKKRKRGSAAAPPVAPPPVVTAEAAGTSGGGGEEEEDDEPSRSAEPQQTAPVSSAPPTSTRAGASTATATVSSTSAVAAAATTTLRRRKESERSAPSS, encoded by the coding sequence ATGGAGCCTGGCCCCGACGCGCCTGGCTGCGGGGGAGCGAGCGCGCCGGCGGAGGCCGGgccatcgtcgtcgtcctcggCCGTGGCCGCCGCGTCGTCGAGCCGGCAGGCAGAGCAGGAAGCGCCGCAGCAAGAAGCAGCACAGAGGCAACAGCCGCCACCGCAGCAGgcggcagcaggaggaggagcagggggGCAGCAGGAAGCGCCTGCGCAGGCTCAGCCGCAGCCGCTGGCGCAGCAGCCTCCGCCGGTGGGGCTGAGCCGGTACGAGTCGCAGAAGCGGCGCGACTGGAACACGTTCCTGCAGTACCTGCGCAACCACAAGCCGCCGCTGACGCTGCAGCGGTGCAGCGGCGCGCACGTCATCGAGTTCCTCCGGTACCTCGATCAGTTCGGCAAGACCAAGGTGCACGCCGAGGGGTGCGCCTACTTCGGCCAGCCCAACCCGCCGGCGCCCTGCGCCTGCCCGCTCCGCCAGGCCTGGGGCAGCCTCGACGCGCTCATCGGCCGCCTCCGCGCCGCGTACGAGGAGTCCGGCGGGCGGCCAGAGTCCAACCCGTTCGCGGCCCGCGCAGTGCGCATCTACCTCCGCGAGGTGCGGGAGGCGCAGGCCAAGGCGCGCGGGATTCCCTACGAGAAGAAGAAGCGCAAGCGCGGCAGCGCAGCCGCCCCTCCCGTTGCGCCGCCTCCTGTCGTCACCGCGGAGGCCGCGGGAACGTCAGGTGGCGGtggcgaggaagaagaggacgaCGAACCGTCGAGGTCCGCTGAACCACAACAGACTGCGCCAGTATCTTCGGCTCCTCCTACAAGTACTAGGGCCGGCGCTAGCACTGCTACCGCTACTGTCAGTAGTACCAGTGCTGTGGCGGCGGCCGCGACGACGAcattaagaagaagaaaggaatcAGAACGATCCGCACCCAGTTCGTGA